Proteins encoded together in one Candidatus Omnitrophota bacterium window:
- a CDS encoding response regulator, translating into MPEIRILIVDDEKELAESMFDLLEYEGYSVELAGTGEEALQRVDMAYPDLLILDIKLPGINGLDVLQHVRETRSFLPILIVSASSQKGTRERAKELGADDVLLKPFDEEELLSIIKKLLEKR; encoded by the coding sequence ATGCCGGAAATTCGAATTCTGATTGTCGACGATGAAAAAGAATTGGCGGAAAGCATGTTCGACCTGCTGGAATACGAAGGATATTCCGTGGAATTGGCCGGCACAGGCGAGGAGGCGTTGCAACGAGTCGATATGGCCTATCCCGATCTTTTGATATTGGATATCAAACTGCCCGGCATCAATGGACTCGATGTGCTGCAACATGTCAGAGAGACGCGTTCGTTTCTGCCCATTTTGATCGTCAGCGCCTCTTCGCAAAAAGGCACCCGCGAGCGAGCGAAGGAACTCGGCGCAGACGACGTCCTCTTAAAACCATTTGACGAAGAGGAATTGTTGTCCATTATCAAAAAACTTCTGGAAAAGAGATAA